The DNA sequence ACGATAACAAGGCTGAGGTCCTTGATTTTATCCGTGCTCGTGTGGACAAGATGATGGGCAAGACACCAAAAGATATCAGGGAAGCGGTTCTAGCTGGCTCTACTTTTGTTGTATCAGACATGTTGGCTGCAGCGGCTGCCCTTGTAGAGGCCTCGCAAAAAGACAACTACAAACCAGCAGTTGAAAGCTTGTCTCGTGTCTTCAACCTGGCTGAAAAAGCTGACAGTGCTACTACTGTAGAGGCTAGTCTTTTTGAAAATGAGCAAGAAAAAGCCTTGGCTCAAGCTGTCGCTGAGCTTGAGTTGGGTAAGGATGCAAGTGCAAATATTGAGCAACTCTTTGCGCTTAGCTCAGTCATTGATGCCTTCTTTGATAACACTATGGTCATGGCAGACGACCAAGCAGTGAAAAACAATCGCTTAGCTATTCTCTCAGACTTGGCTAACAAAGCCAGCCAAGTCGCAGCCTTTAATAAATTAAATACGAAATGAGATCAAGACAGAAATCAGTAGACCTAGTCTTGATTTCGTTATCTTACCTCCACACGGTCTATTGGTTGGCCGCTGTCACTTGTGAAACAAGGGATAGGGCCACCCAATAAACTACTGCAATTATAATAAGATAATGTTTAGTCAGAAAGGAGTTGAACACAGCCTAAAAGCATCGAGAAGTTGAGAGTGGGACAAAATCAAAAATCACGATTCTGATTTTGTTGTTCACCTCCGCACAATTGATCTTGGTTTTCTCAAACAGTCTCCCAGACTGTTTGACCTATCTTTTGCGTGGTCGTTAAACAGTTCAGTGGACTGTTTAAGGTGGACGCTTAAAAACTAAAAAGCGTCCCAAGGTAAACTTTCTAGTGTCAGAAGATACATTGTCAGTTTCCCATTTTATTCTCGCTTTTTATGGCTTCAGTATCAGATATGGATCCTAAAAAAATTGCTCGGATTAATGAGCTTGCTAAAAAGAAAAAAACGGTTGGGTTGACTGGTGAGGAAAAGGTTGAGCAGGCTAAGCTTCGTCAGGAGTATATCGAAGGCTATCGTCGCAATCTGCGTCATCACATTGAAGGAATCAAGGTGGTTGATGAAAAAGGCAATGACGTGACCCCAGAAAAACTCCGTCAAATTCAACGTCAAAAAGGCCTGCATGGCCGCAGCCTAGACGACCCGAATAGTTGATGAGATAAGCAAAGGTTAGCGGTTTTCGCTGACCTTTTTGTATGCCCAAATGTAAGAGGGTTGTTGAGATTTTAAAACGCTTTTGTAAGAATGGGTATTTAAAGTGAGGATAAGAAAAAAATGACCGTTGCAATGGCCATTTTTTAATAAGCGGACTTCTTTAAGAGCTATAGAATAAAGGTATAAGTGGGGAAAGAATTATGGTTGAAAGTCGGAAAAAAATTGATGAGCTTTTGTTCTTTTTGAGCCAGCAATCAGATTATATGACGGCTCGTCAATTAGCCCAGGCTCTGGGAAAATCAGAAAAGACCATTTATCGAATGATTAAGTCTCTCAATCAAGAGCATAGCGGTCAGTTGATTGTCTCTCGAAAGGGCAGGGGCTACTGGCTGAATCAAGAAAAATACCTGACCTTTACTCAACACTCCTGTCCCCTCCATGATGACTTAACGGTTGAGAATAGACAGGAACTGATCTTGGAGCGCCTTTTGCTTAGAGCCCCCAAAGGGTTGGCACTTTACGACTTGTGTCAAGATTATTTTGTCAGCGAATCTGTCATTCAAAAGGATAAGTTGGAATTACAAAAGCTGTTGAATGATTATCAATTACGTTTGCTTAGCCGAAGACGCATTCTTTCCATTCATGGAGAAGAACAGAATATTCGCCGGGCTATTGCGGATTTGGTTCCAACGTTTAGAACAATTGATTTGGAGCAATTATCCCTTGAAAAGGATCAAACGATTGATAGGGAGGTATCCGGCTTTATTCAGGCTGAGCTTCATTCTATTGAACAACATCTGCAAGCAGTTCTTCCCTACCCTTATGATGTTAATGTTTTTTCCCACTTATATATCATGATTATGCGTTCTAAGAATGGGAAGGTCTTCCTAGGTACACATCAGTCTCTTCAGAATTTTGAGGAAATGAACTCCTTGATGAAAGAGAGCTGGCGGGTGATTCAGGATGTTAGAGAAAAATTAGGGATTAGTGTTGATGATAGTGAAATCTATCATCTCTATCAATATTTGATGGCTTCCCACTTTCAGGATATTCATGACTCCGCTCCGATTTATTTTTCTCAGCGAACGTTGGCCATCACTCATTTCTATTTTGAGCAGATGTTTCCTGATAGAGGACAGGCTATTATGGAGGATTCTCCTATCTTTGTCGACTTGGCCAATCATATTAGTCCCATGCTCAGGCGCTTGGATCACAAGATTCGAATAAAAAATGCCATGCTGTCGGATATACGATTGACCTATCCTCAAATTTTTGATCAGGTTCGCCGTGTTTCAGAAGCAGTCAGTCAACGGTATGGTTTCCCGGCTATTAACCTGGACGAAATTGGTTTTATTACCCTCTACTTTGCTCGCTATCAAGAGACTCAGTCACCGCCGATTCCTACTTTAATTATGTGTACTTCTGGCATTGGAACCTCAGAGTTGCTTCGCTCCAAGATTGAACAGCAATTTGGCGATTTAGCTATTTTATCGGTTCTGCCCTATCGAGATTTGGCCGATGTCAGTCGGCAATATCCAGAGGCCCAGCTGTTAATTACAACCGTTAATGTAGCGATACCAGAGAATATGACCAAAATCCTAGTCAGTGCCTTGATGACGGAGGATGATCAGAGGCGTATTCGACGAAAGATTGAGGAGATTCGCTATGGCCACTAATCTTTATGACATCCACTTAGATTTAGCTCTGGCTGGTCGGAAAGAGATCTATCAGTATTTAGCAACGGAGCTTGCAAAAGATTCACCCATTGATCAGTCAGTTA is a window from the Streptococcus criceti HS-6 genome containing:
- a CDS encoding DUF896 family protein, with protein sequence MDPKKIARINELAKKKKTVGLTGEEKVEQAKLRQEYIEGYRRNLRHHIEGIKVVDEKGNDVTPEKLRQIQRQKGLHGRSLDDPNS
- a CDS encoding BglG family transcription antiterminator; the protein is MVESRKKIDELLFFLSQQSDYMTARQLAQALGKSEKTIYRMIKSLNQEHSGQLIVSRKGRGYWLNQEKYLTFTQHSCPLHDDLTVENRQELILERLLLRAPKGLALYDLCQDYFVSESVIQKDKLELQKLLNDYQLRLLSRRRILSIHGEEQNIRRAIADLVPTFRTIDLEQLSLEKDQTIDREVSGFIQAELHSIEQHLQAVLPYPYDVNVFSHLYIMIMRSKNGKVFLGTHQSLQNFEEMNSLMKESWRVIQDVREKLGISVDDSEIYHLYQYLMASHFQDIHDSAPIYFSQRTLAITHFYFEQMFPDRGQAIMEDSPIFVDLANHISPMLRRLDHKIRIKNAMLSDIRLTYPQIFDQVRRVSEAVSQRYGFPAINLDEIGFITLYFARYQETQSPPIPTLIMCTSGIGTSELLRSKIEQQFGDLAILSVLPYRDLADVSRQYPEAQLLITTVNVAIPENMTKILVSALMTEDDQRRIRRKIEEIRYGH